A genomic region of Seriola aureovittata isolate HTS-2021-v1 ecotype China chromosome 21, ASM2101889v1, whole genome shotgun sequence contains the following coding sequences:
- the LOC130162419 gene encoding NHS-like protein 1, translating to MSKGTAAVNGAALVNGGYAHVNHVSHRSQNGDCKGRPRSGQVRPLSQVPGERSLLTVPASGVTPGSHQRRWSADFSKCSTAVIAVRKNKKEPRPPQRRASLLSLHSATDASSKRYSCPHIGVFSSPSQSSSSSSSSSISSSCSSPPPVQTSFITGRDPLGWKVQPKSSFTSPRDRTKRLSLQIPLPVVFPDPKLSPAPTSQPDSPPDEDPSSRTKPLLRPKPTRRHHSDSSAFVKSLPAPLPAVTLDDLCAVHLRPVAHSNESDDVFSEADEEEVKATAQPRKTPPPVPRKSSMARQIAQLIALSWQRYTPKPKRPNQTVNGGGLHPAKTDLRVGAELRLDAGCERQSATPRFPGREI from the exons ATGAGTAAAGGCACCGCTGCTGTTAATGGCGCTGCCCTCGTCAACGGTGGCTACGCTCACGTTAATCACGTGAGCCACAGATCACAGAACGGAGACTGCAAGGGCAGACCGAGGTCAGGACAAGTCCGACCACTCAGCCAGGTGCCCGGGGAGCGCTCTCTGCTAACAGTCCCCGCCTCCGGTGTGACCCCCGGGTCTCACCAGCGCCGGTGGTCAGCTGACTTCAGCAAGTGCTCGACCGCCGTCATTGCTGTGAGGAAGAACAAGAAGGAGCCGCGGCCTCCTCAACGACGAGCATCTCTCCTCAGCCTTCACTCGGCAACTGATGCTTCATCCAAACGCTACTCCTGCCCCCACATCGGGGTCTTTAGCTCACCAAGTCagtcctcatcttcctcctcctcttcctccatcagctcatcctgctcctctcctcctcccgtGCAGACGTCCTTCATCACGGGCCGCGACCCTCTGGGCTGGAAGGTGCAGCCAAAGTCCAGCTTCACATCCCCGCGGGATCGCACTAAAAGGCTTTCTCTGCAGATTCCCCTCCCCGTCGTCTTTCCTGACCCCAAACTTAGTCCTGCCCCGACTTCTCAACCAGACAGCCCTCCTGATGAAGACCCCTCCTCTAGAACCAAACCCCTGCTCAGGCCCAAACCGACCCGCCGGCACCACTCGGACTCCTCAGCCTTCGTCAAATCTCTCCCGGCCCCTCTGCCTGCGGTGACGCTTGATGATCTGTGCGCCGTGCACCTCCGCCCGGTCGCCCACTCGAACGAGTCCGACGACGTCTTCAGCGAGGCggatgaagaggaggtgaaggcgACGGCTCAGCCGCGCAAAACACCACCGCCTGTTCCGCGGAAATCCTCCATGGCCAGACAAATTGCGCAACTGATTGCTCTTTCGTGGCAACGCTACACGCCCAAACCTAAACGCCCCAATCAGACTGTGAACGGCGGCGGCCTGCATCCTGCAAAAACAG ATCTCCGTGTTGGCGCAGAGCTGCGTCTGGACGCCGGCTGCGAGAGGCAGAGCGCCACTCCGCGCTTCCCGGGCAGAGAAATCTGA